One part of the Rhodococcus oxybenzonivorans genome encodes these proteins:
- a CDS encoding SRPBCC family protein produces MSASEIQLSRTIDAPASAVWAVLTDLDNAESVLSGVEKLERLDSTKYEVGTRWRETRVLFGKSSTEEMWVTEIDPEKRTVVKAASHGANYTTVFTLSPAGDSTTLTFHFSAEANDLGAFSRFMMKIFGSFALKATTKAIRRDLDDIADAAEKRAH; encoded by the coding sequence ATGTCAGCTTCGGAAATCCAGTTGAGTCGAACGATCGATGCGCCCGCAAGTGCGGTCTGGGCGGTCCTCACCGACCTGGACAACGCGGAGTCGGTGCTGAGCGGAGTGGAGAAGCTCGAACGGCTCGACTCGACGAAGTACGAAGTCGGTACGCGGTGGCGGGAAACCCGGGTGTTGTTCGGCAAGTCGTCGACCGAAGAGATGTGGGTGACGGAGATCGACCCGGAGAAGCGCACAGTGGTGAAGGCTGCCTCCCACGGGGCAAACTATACGACCGTGTTCACCCTGTCCCCTGCCGGCGACAGCACGACCCTGACCTTTCACTTCTCCGCCGAAGCGAACGATCTCGGCGCGTTCTCGCGATTCATGATGAAAATCTTCGGCTCCTTCGCCCTGAAGGCCACCACGAAGGCGATCCGGCGCGATCTCGACGACATCGCCGACGCCGCCGAGAAACGGGCCCACTGA
- a CDS encoding RES family NAD+ phosphorylase, whose protein sequence is MSYPDPPTPLPAALITTIPADTSLWRIHTATRDAAGLNPTARPRARVGGRFDSLDGSYAYLYLGDSPGAAVAETLCRNLPVDQSPRLIPRAKIAGRVLSELRTTRTVEVVDLSGTGASRINAGAWLSKCDPSGYLHTRRWVAAILAANPDVDGVQYRPRHDENTLAWMLTDAPAAHIHPAVSAVGGVIALDSADGHYLLGAILTSHNAALGP, encoded by the coding sequence GTGAGCTACCCGGATCCACCCACCCCGTTGCCTGCTGCCCTGATCACCACGATTCCCGCCGATACCTCGCTGTGGCGCATCCACACCGCCACCCGCGATGCCGCGGGGTTGAACCCCACCGCCCGACCTCGTGCCCGGGTCGGGGGCCGGTTCGACAGTCTCGACGGCTCCTACGCGTACCTGTACCTCGGTGACAGTCCGGGCGCGGCGGTCGCCGAGACGCTCTGCCGCAACCTGCCGGTCGACCAGTCACCGCGCCTGATCCCGCGGGCGAAGATCGCCGGCCGGGTGCTGAGTGAACTGCGGACCACCCGCACGGTGGAGGTCGTGGATCTGAGCGGGACGGGGGCGTCCCGGATCAACGCCGGTGCCTGGTTGTCCAAGTGTGACCCTTCCGGGTATCTGCACACCCGCCGGTGGGTGGCCGCGATCCTCGCCGCGAACCCCGATGTCGATGGTGTGCAGTATCGGCCGCGGCACGACGAGAACACTCTCGCCTGGATGCTGACCGATGCTCCTGCCGCACACATCCACCCCGCCGTCAGCGCCGTCGGAGGCGTGATCGCGCTCGACTCCGCCGACGGGCACTACCTGTTGGGTGCGATTCTCACCTCGCATAACGCCGCGCTCGGACCGTGA
- a CDS encoding alpha/beta fold hydrolase — MDPVITQSEFRGDGVTLAADRWDPPTQGTGGSGVAKKGLVLLLHGGGQTRHSWRNTGRSLAADGWSAIAVDARGHGDSEWAPDGDYGIDALVADLTSVIGEVGEKPVLVGASMGGMTSLIGQGENPELARGLVLVDIAPKVETAGTAEIMDFMRSGLDGFESLDDAAAAIAAYTPNRVRKPNPQGLRKNLRLREGRWYWHWDPAFLRQGDEPTRQADSSARYARARDAAAAISVPTMLVRGKQSNVVSEEGAKELLELIPAATLIDVAGAGHMVAGDDNDVFSGGLKDFWTKTLSQRVTDDAGRGLE, encoded by the coding sequence ATGGATCCCGTGATCACACAGTCCGAATTCCGCGGTGACGGTGTCACCCTTGCTGCCGACCGGTGGGATCCACCGACTCAGGGCACCGGCGGATCTGGCGTCGCCAAGAAGGGCTTGGTCCTGTTGTTGCACGGCGGCGGGCAGACGCGGCATTCCTGGCGGAACACCGGTCGCAGCCTCGCGGCGGACGGGTGGTCCGCCATTGCTGTGGATGCGCGTGGGCATGGAGACAGTGAGTGGGCACCGGACGGGGACTACGGCATCGATGCGTTGGTCGCCGACCTGACCTCGGTCATCGGCGAAGTGGGGGAGAAGCCGGTACTTGTAGGTGCCTCGATGGGCGGGATGACGTCGTTGATCGGGCAAGGGGAAAATCCGGAGCTCGCTCGCGGTCTGGTCTTGGTCGATATCGCGCCGAAGGTGGAAACGGCCGGCACCGCGGAAATCATGGACTTCATGCGCAGTGGCCTCGACGGTTTCGAAAGCCTCGACGACGCTGCAGCGGCGATCGCGGCGTATACCCCGAACCGTGTCCGCAAGCCCAACCCGCAAGGGTTGCGCAAGAACCTTCGCCTGCGTGAGGGCCGCTGGTACTGGCACTGGGATCCGGCGTTCCTGCGCCAGGGTGACGAACCCACTCGCCAAGCCGACTCGAGCGCGCGGTACGCACGCGCCCGGGACGCCGCCGCGGCAATCAGCGTTCCGACGATGCTCGTCCGTGGCAAGCAATCCAATGTGGTCAGTGAAGAAGGCGCCAAGGAGCTGCTCGAGCTGATTCCGGCCGCCACGCTGATCGATGTCGCGGGGGCAGGTCATATGGTTGCCGGCGACGACAACGATGTCTTCAGTGGGGGATTGAAAGATTTTTGGACGAAGACGTTGTCGCAACGCGTCACTGATGATGCGGGTCGAGGCCTCGAATGA
- a CDS encoding antibiotic biosynthesis monooxygenase, whose protein sequence is MPIVFARSTTIHSHPSYIDAGIKHIRDTVMPALADIEGCLGMSLLVDRDSGRCIATSSWRDEESLRASEGPVQNLRDTAAEIFHGTTEVSRWDIAVMHRDHHSERGACCRVTWIKTEPAHMDRGVDMWKMAALPKMEELDGFCSASLMLDHAAGRGVSSLTFDSAEAMERNRERVDSIRDETVREANAEVLDTCEFELAIAHLHVPEMA, encoded by the coding sequence GTGCCGATCGTGTTCGCACGCTCAACCACAATTCATTCGCACCCGTCGTACATCGACGCCGGGATCAAGCACATTCGGGACACCGTGATGCCCGCACTGGCGGACATCGAGGGCTGTCTCGGTATGTCCCTTCTCGTCGATCGTGATTCGGGCCGATGCATCGCGACCAGCTCGTGGCGGGACGAGGAATCTCTACGCGCCAGCGAGGGACCGGTGCAGAATCTGCGTGACACCGCCGCCGAAATTTTCCACGGCACCACCGAGGTGTCGCGGTGGGACATCGCGGTCATGCATCGCGACCACCATTCGGAGCGCGGGGCCTGCTGCCGCGTCACGTGGATCAAGACCGAGCCCGCCCACATGGACCGCGGCGTCGACATGTGGAAAATGGCAGCACTACCCAAGATGGAGGAACTCGACGGCTTTTGCAGCGCCAGCCTGATGCTCGATCACGCCGCAGGTCGCGGGGTGTCGTCGCTGACATTCGACAGCGCCGAAGCGATGGAACGCAACAGGGAACGCGTCGACAGCATCCGCGACGAAACAGTCCGCGAGGCGAACGCCGAGGTGCTCGACACGTGCGAGTTCGAGCTCGCCATCGCCCACCTGCACGTCCCCGAGATGGCGTGA
- a CDS encoding formate/nitrite transporter family protein, whose amino-acid sequence MSYVKPSDLVTAMIDAGASKVLMSTRDTVIRAYMGGAILALGAVFAVTVGVQTGQPLIGALLFPVGFCMLYLLGYDLLTGVFVLAPMAWLDKRPGITGVGVLRNWGLVFLGNFLGAFTVAVMMAIVFTYGFATEPNQIGEAIGHLGESRTLGYAEYGASGMLTLFIRGVLCNWMVSTGVAGAMIATDIPGKVIAMWMPVMLFFAMAFEHSVVNMFLFPSGLLLGGDFTLLDYLIWNEIPTVLGNLVGGLIFTGLALYLAHRRTAPTPVVARDAELETL is encoded by the coding sequence TTGTCCTACGTCAAGCCATCCGACTTGGTCACGGCGATGATCGATGCTGGTGCGTCCAAGGTGTTGATGTCCACACGCGACACCGTGATTCGCGCCTATATGGGAGGCGCGATACTCGCCCTCGGTGCGGTCTTCGCCGTCACGGTCGGCGTGCAGACCGGTCAGCCGCTCATCGGTGCGCTGCTCTTCCCTGTCGGTTTCTGCATGCTGTACCTCCTCGGCTACGACCTCCTCACCGGTGTCTTCGTGCTCGCCCCGATGGCCTGGCTCGACAAGCGGCCCGGGATAACCGGTGTCGGGGTGCTCCGGAACTGGGGCCTGGTGTTCCTCGGCAACTTCCTCGGCGCGTTCACGGTCGCCGTGATGATGGCGATCGTCTTCACCTATGGATTCGCAACCGAGCCCAACCAGATCGGCGAGGCCATCGGCCATCTCGGCGAATCGCGCACACTCGGTTACGCCGAGTACGGTGCCTCGGGCATGCTGACCCTGTTCATACGCGGTGTCCTGTGCAACTGGATGGTGTCGACGGGGGTTGCCGGGGCAATGATCGCCACCGACATCCCCGGCAAGGTCATCGCAATGTGGATGCCCGTCATGCTGTTCTTCGCAATGGCATTCGAACATTCCGTCGTCAACATGTTCCTGTTTCCCTCGGGCCTGCTGCTCGGCGGCGACTTCACCCTCCTCGACTACCTGATCTGGAATGAAATCCCCACCGTGCTCGGCAACCTGGTCGGCGGATTGATTTTCACCGGCCTGGCCCTGTACCTCGCGCATCGGCGCACCGCACCCACACCCGTTGTCGCCCGCGACGCAGAGCTCGAGACCCTCTGA
- a CDS encoding NAD(P)/FAD-dependent oxidoreductase, which translates to MTDSGLVLVLGSGFAGLWAALGAARRLEELDATGTVDVTVISKLPFHDIRVRNYEADLSACRIPLSDLLDPVGVGHITAEVTAIDTTARTVTVAGNGGQGATQKYDRLVMALGSRVAKPDIPGLREFGFDVDTYDGALKLQRHLAALSDGRADVSAATVVVVGAGLTGIETASELPGMLATMCAGRNLDPRVVLIDHNPYVGSDMGASARPVIEAALSENGVETMTGVGIAAVDEHGVTLSSGEVLAAGTVVWCAGMRANPLTAQLAGDRDRLGRLAVDDYLRVLGSPGVFAAGDVAAARVDDDHLSVMSCQHGRPMGRYAGYNVIGDLLGEPMIPLRIPWYATVLDLGPAGAVYTEGWDRQVVSRGAQAKATKVTINTQRIYPPLNRDRNALLAAAAPVLQARPDPGQ; encoded by the coding sequence GTGACTGATTCAGGCCTTGTCCTCGTCCTCGGTTCGGGATTCGCCGGTTTATGGGCCGCGCTGGGGGCGGCGCGACGACTCGAGGAACTCGATGCGACCGGCACCGTCGATGTCACGGTGATCAGCAAGCTGCCATTTCACGACATCCGGGTCCGCAACTACGAGGCAGACCTGAGCGCGTGCCGCATTCCGCTGAGCGACCTGCTCGACCCGGTTGGCGTCGGGCACATCACCGCCGAGGTGACGGCGATCGATACCACGGCGCGCACCGTCACCGTCGCGGGTAACGGAGGGCAGGGCGCCACGCAGAAATACGACCGCTTGGTCATGGCACTGGGCAGTCGGGTGGCGAAACCCGATATTCCCGGTTTGCGAGAATTCGGCTTCGATGTGGACACCTACGACGGCGCACTGAAGCTGCAGCGTCATCTGGCGGCGCTGTCCGACGGTCGAGCGGACGTGAGCGCGGCGACCGTGGTGGTGGTCGGCGCCGGTCTCACGGGCATCGAAACGGCGTCGGAACTGCCCGGGATGCTCGCGACAATGTGCGCCGGACGCAACCTCGACCCGCGGGTAGTGCTGATCGACCACAATCCCTACGTCGGTTCCGACATGGGGGCGTCGGCGCGACCGGTGATCGAAGCGGCGCTGTCCGAGAACGGGGTCGAAACGATGACCGGCGTCGGCATCGCAGCCGTTGACGAGCACGGCGTGACGCTCTCGTCCGGAGAGGTGCTGGCCGCGGGCACCGTCGTCTGGTGCGCGGGCATGCGGGCGAATCCGCTGACCGCCCAGCTCGCCGGCGACCGCGACCGGCTGGGTCGCCTGGCGGTCGACGACTATCTGCGAGTTCTCGGCTCACCTGGAGTATTCGCCGCCGGTGACGTCGCCGCGGCGCGGGTGGACGACGACCACCTGTCGGTGATGTCGTGCCAGCACGGGCGTCCGATGGGCCGCTACGCGGGCTACAACGTGATCGGTGATCTACTCGGAGAGCCGATGATCCCGCTCCGGATACCTTGGTACGCGACGGTTCTCGACCTGGGACCGGCGGGCGCGGTGTACACCGAGGGATGGGATCGCCAGGTGGTGTCGCGCGGCGCGCAGGCCAAAGCCACCAAAGTCACCATCAACACCCAACGGATCTATCCCCCGTTGAACCGCGACCGCAACGCGCTGCTCGCGGCCGCCGCGCCGGTGCTGCAGGCGCGACCCGACCCCGGCCAATGA
- a CDS encoding DNA ligase, with protein MLATLGPPPCGDDWAVEMKFDGVRAVATVTAVSVNLFSRNCADITAEYSQIAVGLSDIDAGRGVAIDGEIVAAATGLAYCVFDLMAHRGAPILRWPYLERRQLLADAGLESEVVHVAPYWVDAGGEAMLEVADEQGFDGIVAKRVTSPYLPGRRSPDWVKTALLNSAEVIVGGWEATGRGGLRSLIVGAHRDGVGLVFVGEVGSGFSEADRRRTLALLRPFERPTSPFDNQVPDELARHARWVEPILVGTVEYREFTPNRRLHRPSWKGFRAGIDPSWVTIEKLP; from the coding sequence ATGTTGGCGACGCTCGGCCCTCCTCCGTGTGGGGACGACTGGGCGGTGGAGATGAAGTTCGACGGCGTCCGCGCCGTCGCGACGGTCACCGCAGTCTCCGTGAATCTATTCAGCCGCAACTGTGCCGACATCACCGCCGAGTACTCGCAGATCGCCGTCGGACTCTCCGACATAGACGCCGGCCGTGGCGTGGCAATAGACGGCGAGATTGTCGCGGCCGCGACTGGCCTGGCATATTGCGTCTTCGACCTGATGGCGCACCGGGGGGCTCCGATCCTGCGATGGCCCTACCTCGAGCGCCGACAGCTCCTGGCCGACGCCGGTCTCGAAAGCGAGGTCGTGCATGTGGCCCCGTACTGGGTCGACGCTGGGGGCGAGGCAATGCTCGAGGTGGCCGACGAGCAGGGTTTCGACGGGATCGTCGCGAAAAGGGTGACCTCGCCGTATCTCCCTGGACGCCGCTCACCGGACTGGGTGAAGACCGCGCTCCTCAACAGCGCAGAGGTGATCGTCGGCGGGTGGGAGGCGACCGGCCGCGGTGGGCTGCGGTCGCTGATCGTCGGTGCCCACCGAGATGGGGTCGGCTTGGTGTTCGTCGGGGAGGTCGGCTCCGGCTTCAGTGAAGCCGACCGGCGGCGGACGCTTGCGCTGCTCCGACCATTCGAACGCCCCACCAGTCCGTTCGACAACCAGGTCCCCGATGAGCTTGCCCGTCACGCCCGCTGGGTCGAACCGATTCTCGTCGGCACCGTCGAGTACCGCGAGTTCACCCCGAACCGGCGGCTCCACCGCCCATCGTGGAAGGGTTTCCGAGCGGGCATAGACCCCAGTTGGGTGACTATCGAGAAATTGCCGTAG